Proteins from one Emys orbicularis isolate rEmyOrb1 chromosome 2, rEmyOrb1.hap1, whole genome shotgun sequence genomic window:
- the LOC135873241 gene encoding tRNA selenocysteine 1-associated protein 1-like isoform X2: protein MGPQASFKGKDTMGKNKRESLQTYSWWRGPQKKRKKKNKIKAGRTDYVSVVNLPIRPDFSIVVGELTPEVDDFQLYDYFVKRYPTCIDCKIATDLLGYSRGYGFVRFGEQGDQMRALQDCQNAPGLGGKRIRLSIGISKRMKAEFQRYQSYNYNDYYQDYQNYYSQWGYDPYADYNYSYPSYDNMQAVGDSAIRNSIVTPAVFEETPIVAESNDELITEDPQLHLDVDEMNREFMERSEELYDSLMNCHWQPLDTVTSEIPNAF from the exons ATGGGACCCCAGGCTTCTTTCAAGGGCAAG GATACAATGGGAAAGAACAAAAGAGAGTCCCTGCAAACCTATAGCTGGTGGAGAGGACCACAGAAAAAacgaaagaaaaagaacaaaataaaagcagGAAGAACAGACTATGTTAGTGTTGTTAATCTTCCAATCAG accagaTTTCTCAATAGTTGTAGGAGAGCTAACTCCTGAAGTGGATGATTTTCAGCTCTATGACTATTTTGTGAAAAGGTACCCTACATGCATTGACTGCAAAATAGCCACAGATCTACTGGGATACTCCAG GGGGTATGGCTTTGTCAGATTTGGTGAACAAGGTGATCAGATGAGAGCACTGCAAGACTGCCAAAATGCACCAGGTCTAGGTGGAAAACGAATCCGACTGAGTATAGGAATTTCTAAAAG aatGAAAGCAGAATTCCAGCGGTATCAGTCCTATAACTATAATGATTATTATCAGGATTATCAGAACTACTACTCACAGTGGGGTTATGATCCTTATGCTGATTACAACTATAGCTATCCTTCCTATGACAACATGCAAGCTGTTGGAGATTCTGCCATAAGAAACTCAATTGTGACTCCAGCTGTATTTGAG GAGACCCCAATTGTGGCTGAAAGCAATGATGAACTAATAACTGAAG ATCCACAGCTCCATCTGGATGTTGATGAAATGAACAGAGAATTTATGGAGAGAAGTGAAGAACTCTATGACTCACTCATGAATTGTCATTGGCAGCCTCTGGATACGGTCACCTCTGAAATCCCTAATGCTTTCTAA
- the LOC135873241 gene encoding tRNA selenocysteine 1-associated protein 1-like isoform X1, with protein sequence MGPQASFKGKQDTMGKNKRESLQTYSWWRGPQKKRKKKNKIKAGRTDYVSVVNLPIRPDFSIVVGELTPEVDDFQLYDYFVKRYPTCIDCKIATDLLGYSRGYGFVRFGEQGDQMRALQDCQNAPGLGGKRIRLSIGISKRMKAEFQRYQSYNYNDYYQDYQNYYSQWGYDPYADYNYSYPSYDNMQAVGDSAIRNSIVTPAVFEETPIVAESNDELITEDPQLHLDVDEMNREFMERSEELYDSLMNCHWQPLDTVTSEIPNAF encoded by the exons ATGGGACCCCAGGCTTCTTTCAAGGGCAAG CAGGATACAATGGGAAAGAACAAAAGAGAGTCCCTGCAAACCTATAGCTGGTGGAGAGGACCACAGAAAAAacgaaagaaaaagaacaaaataaaagcagGAAGAACAGACTATGTTAGTGTTGTTAATCTTCCAATCAG accagaTTTCTCAATAGTTGTAGGAGAGCTAACTCCTGAAGTGGATGATTTTCAGCTCTATGACTATTTTGTGAAAAGGTACCCTACATGCATTGACTGCAAAATAGCCACAGATCTACTGGGATACTCCAG GGGGTATGGCTTTGTCAGATTTGGTGAACAAGGTGATCAGATGAGAGCACTGCAAGACTGCCAAAATGCACCAGGTCTAGGTGGAAAACGAATCCGACTGAGTATAGGAATTTCTAAAAG aatGAAAGCAGAATTCCAGCGGTATCAGTCCTATAACTATAATGATTATTATCAGGATTATCAGAACTACTACTCACAGTGGGGTTATGATCCTTATGCTGATTACAACTATAGCTATCCTTCCTATGACAACATGCAAGCTGTTGGAGATTCTGCCATAAGAAACTCAATTGTGACTCCAGCTGTATTTGAG GAGACCCCAATTGTGGCTGAAAGCAATGATGAACTAATAACTGAAG ATCCACAGCTCCATCTGGATGTTGATGAAATGAACAGAGAATTTATGGAGAGAAGTGAAGAACTCTATGACTCACTCATGAATTGTCATTGGCAGCCTCTGGATACGGTCACCTCTGAAATCCCTAATGCTTTCTAA
- the LOC135873241 gene encoding tRNA selenocysteine 1-associated protein 1-like isoform X3, with product MGKNKRESLQTYSWWRGPQKKRKKKNKIKAGRTDYVSVVNLPIRPDFSIVVGELTPEVDDFQLYDYFVKRYPTCIDCKIATDLLGYSRGYGFVRFGEQGDQMRALQDCQNAPGLGGKRIRLSIGISKRMKAEFQRYQSYNYNDYYQDYQNYYSQWGYDPYADYNYSYPSYDNMQAVGDSAIRNSIVTPAVFEETPIVAESNDELITEDPQLHLDVDEMNREFMERSEELYDSLMNCHWQPLDTVTSEIPNAF from the exons ATGGGAAAGAACAAAAGAGAGTCCCTGCAAACCTATAGCTGGTGGAGAGGACCACAGAAAAAacgaaagaaaaagaacaaaataaaagcagGAAGAACAGACTATGTTAGTGTTGTTAATCTTCCAATCAG accagaTTTCTCAATAGTTGTAGGAGAGCTAACTCCTGAAGTGGATGATTTTCAGCTCTATGACTATTTTGTGAAAAGGTACCCTACATGCATTGACTGCAAAATAGCCACAGATCTACTGGGATACTCCAG GGGGTATGGCTTTGTCAGATTTGGTGAACAAGGTGATCAGATGAGAGCACTGCAAGACTGCCAAAATGCACCAGGTCTAGGTGGAAAACGAATCCGACTGAGTATAGGAATTTCTAAAAG aatGAAAGCAGAATTCCAGCGGTATCAGTCCTATAACTATAATGATTATTATCAGGATTATCAGAACTACTACTCACAGTGGGGTTATGATCCTTATGCTGATTACAACTATAGCTATCCTTCCTATGACAACATGCAAGCTGTTGGAGATTCTGCCATAAGAAACTCAATTGTGACTCCAGCTGTATTTGAG GAGACCCCAATTGTGGCTGAAAGCAATGATGAACTAATAACTGAAG ATCCACAGCTCCATCTGGATGTTGATGAAATGAACAGAGAATTTATGGAGAGAAGTGAAGAACTCTATGACTCACTCATGAATTGTCATTGGCAGCCTCTGGATACGGTCACCTCTGAAATCCCTAATGCTTTCTAA
- the PAK1IP1 gene encoding p21-activated protein kinase-interacting protein 1 isoform X1, with product MEGPQASPPSVGEGGPGSRREMELVGGCYEQILFGFAVRPGENWTPIPDFTHHAHTASLSAVAVNNRYVVTGSRDETIQIYDMKKKIEHGALLHHNGTITCLEFYGNAHLLSGAEDGLICIWDTKRWECLKSIKAHKGHVTSLSIHPSGKLALSVGTDKTLRTWNLVEGRSAFIKNLKQNAHIVKWSPSGEKYVVVVTNKVDVYKLETASVSGAITTEKRISSVRFITDSVLAIAGDDEVIRLYDCDSQKCLCEFKAHENRIKDIYSFENQGLQVIVTASSDGYIKLWSLELDKIQDRPSLLCEVNTKARLTCLAVWLDRTSETKENPDNATTSSYVNEDEQPLITRKKKVCWTDNSDKSGKGDRQVMPKKRKSEGAQEKKKMKL from the exons ATGGAAGGACCCCAGGCGTCGCCTCCGAGCGTGGGGGAAGGAGGACCGGGGTCGCGCCGGGAAATGGAGCTAGTCGGCGGCTGTTACGAGCAGATTCTTTTCGGGTTCGCGGTGCGGCCGGGGGAG aaCTGGACGCCTATCCCTGACTTTACCCATCATGCCCACACTGCCTCATTATCAGCAGTAGCTGTGAATAACAGATATGTAGTCACTGGTAGCAGAGATGAAACAATCCAAATATATGACATGAAAAAGAAGATAGAACATGGGGCATTGCTGCATCATAATG GCACGATAACTTGCCTGGAGTTCTATGGAAATGCACACTTATTGAGTGGAGCAGAAGATGGATTAATTTGTATTTGGGACACAAAGAGATGGGAATGTCTGAAATCCATTAAAGCACATAA GGGGCATGTGACATCTCTTTCTATTCACCCTTCTGGAAAATTAGCTTTGTCAGTAGGAACAGACAAAACATTAAG AACATGGAATCTTGTAGAAGGACGATCTGCCTTCATCAAAAATCTGAAGCAAA ATGCACACATAGTTAAATGGTCTCCCAGTGGAGAGAAGTATGTGGTGGTCGTAACTAATAAAGTGGATGTCTACAAACTTGAAACAGCATCTGTCAGTGGTGCCATCACAACTGAGAAGAGAATTTCTTCAGTTAGATTTATAACA GATTCTGTTCTTGCTATTGCCGGAGATGATGAAGTTATAAGACTGTACGATTGTGACTCACAAAAGTGCCTTTGTGAATTTAAAGCTCATGAAAACAG AATAAAAGACATCTACAGTTTTGAAAACCAAGGACTACAGGTTATTGTTACTGCATCCAGTGATGGATACATTAAATTGTGGAGTCTTGAACTCGATAAG ATCCAGGATAGACCATCTTTGCTATGTGAAGTCAATACCAAAGCCAGGCTTACATGTCTAGCAGTATGGCTAGACAGAACTTCAGAAACCAAAGAGAACCCTGACAATGCTACAACCTCTTCTTATG TAAATGAAGATGAACAGCCATTgataactaggaaaaagaaagttTGTTGGACTGATAATAGTGATAAATCAGGAAAGGGAGATAGGCAAGTGATGCCCAAGAAACGAAAATCAGAAGGTGCacaggaaaagaagaaaatgaaacTATAG
- the PAK1IP1 gene encoding p21-activated protein kinase-interacting protein 1 isoform X2 yields the protein MSALPAPGPNHMLNWTPIPDFTHHAHTASLSAVAVNNRYVVTGSRDETIQIYDMKKKIEHGALLHHNGTITCLEFYGNAHLLSGAEDGLICIWDTKRWECLKSIKAHKGHVTSLSIHPSGKLALSVGTDKTLRTWNLVEGRSAFIKNLKQNAHIVKWSPSGEKYVVVVTNKVDVYKLETASVSGAITTEKRISSVRFITDSVLAIAGDDEVIRLYDCDSQKCLCEFKAHENRIKDIYSFENQGLQVIVTASSDGYIKLWSLELDKIQDRPSLLCEVNTKARLTCLAVWLDRTSETKENPDNATTSSYVNEDEQPLITRKKKVCWTDNSDKSGKGDRQVMPKKRKSEGAQEKKKMKL from the exons ATGtcagccctccctgcccctggaCCCAACCACATGCTG aaCTGGACGCCTATCCCTGACTTTACCCATCATGCCCACACTGCCTCATTATCAGCAGTAGCTGTGAATAACAGATATGTAGTCACTGGTAGCAGAGATGAAACAATCCAAATATATGACATGAAAAAGAAGATAGAACATGGGGCATTGCTGCATCATAATG GCACGATAACTTGCCTGGAGTTCTATGGAAATGCACACTTATTGAGTGGAGCAGAAGATGGATTAATTTGTATTTGGGACACAAAGAGATGGGAATGTCTGAAATCCATTAAAGCACATAA GGGGCATGTGACATCTCTTTCTATTCACCCTTCTGGAAAATTAGCTTTGTCAGTAGGAACAGACAAAACATTAAG AACATGGAATCTTGTAGAAGGACGATCTGCCTTCATCAAAAATCTGAAGCAAA ATGCACACATAGTTAAATGGTCTCCCAGTGGAGAGAAGTATGTGGTGGTCGTAACTAATAAAGTGGATGTCTACAAACTTGAAACAGCATCTGTCAGTGGTGCCATCACAACTGAGAAGAGAATTTCTTCAGTTAGATTTATAACA GATTCTGTTCTTGCTATTGCCGGAGATGATGAAGTTATAAGACTGTACGATTGTGACTCACAAAAGTGCCTTTGTGAATTTAAAGCTCATGAAAACAG AATAAAAGACATCTACAGTTTTGAAAACCAAGGACTACAGGTTATTGTTACTGCATCCAGTGATGGATACATTAAATTGTGGAGTCTTGAACTCGATAAG ATCCAGGATAGACCATCTTTGCTATGTGAAGTCAATACCAAAGCCAGGCTTACATGTCTAGCAGTATGGCTAGACAGAACTTCAGAAACCAAAGAGAACCCTGACAATGCTACAACCTCTTCTTATG TAAATGAAGATGAACAGCCATTgataactaggaaaaagaaagttTGTTGGACTGATAATAGTGATAAATCAGGAAAGGGAGATAGGCAAGTGATGCCCAAGAAACGAAAATCAGAAGGTGCacaggaaaagaagaaaatgaaacTATAG